The DNA region AAATGCCGGGGCTCGCTTTGCGCAAGCCGCTCGAACAGCCGGTCGAACCGCTGCGCCGTCTCCTGGCGGTCATGCCTTAGCAGCGCGTCGAGCAGCCGTTTCTCCTCATCCGGCGGGAGCGTGGGCCGGCCCGAGCTTTCAGCGATGTCGTCGTAATGGCGGACGCTGGCGACGTCCTGCTCCTGATCGTCCGCGCAGACGCGGACCGCCTCCCGGTAGGAGCGGCCGAGCCCGTCCCAGCCCTCGCGGACCGGACCGATCCCGACCGCCAGCGGCAGCCCGAACCGCTGCTCGACCTGGCTGCGCAGCCGCTCGCCCCATTCCAGCGCGGCCACGCGCTGCGAATATCCCGGCCGCCCGGGCGGAAACGGGATAAACAACGCCAGCTGATGGCCGACCACCGGGCTGACGAGACAGGACAAGCCGGGTTTCGTCCATTGCTTGACGGCTTCGTGGAGCTCTTTTTTGACCAGTTGGAAATTGGCCCGCTCCTTCGGGGAATGCCGCGAAAAAGACAACACCATCGCGTACCCCTTATGCCAGTCCAGATGAAGCAGCTCCGCCAGCTGCGCCAGTTCCGGCTCCTGCGCGCATTCCAGCATCAGCATCAGGGACAGCTCGTTTTCGGCGAGCGGCACTAGCTGCGCCAGCTTCTCCTGCATCGCCAGCCGCTCATCGCGGGCGCGCCTGGCTTCCTCGGCCTCGGCGATCAGGCGTTTCAGCAGGTCCAGCACTTCCTCCCGCCGGGCCGGCTTCAGCAAATACTCGCGCACCCCGAGCGCCAGCCCCTCCTTGGCGTAGGCGAAATAATCGTGCGCTGTGATGATCACGACCGGCGTTCCCGGCTGCCGCGCCAAAATTTCGCGCACGGCCTCCAGTCCCGGAATCCCCGGCATTTTAATATCCATAAAAATAAAATCCGGCCGCTCCTCCTCCGCCAGCTGAATGGCCCGCCGCCCGTTCTCCGCATGGAGAAAGCGGAACGTATCCGGCAGCATATGGCCGATCATCAGCTCCAGGCCTTCCCGTTCCAGCGCTTCGTCATCCGCAATCAGCAAGGTATACATGAATCGGAAATCCTCCATTCTTATTTTTATATAAAGTTAAAGTGCAGCCGTGTGAAAATGTTCTTTTACGACGCCATGGCCGCCGTACGGTACGGCAGGGTGAATTTGACGGTCGTGCCGGCCCCTTCCTTGCTGTCGATGTCGATCTGCTGGCGGCCGTCGAAAAACAGATGCAGTCTTTTGAACACGTTATGCGTGCCGAGCCCGGTCGACTGCCCTTTCCCGCCAAAACGCGGCGCTTCCTCGCGCACCGACCGCAGCAGCCGCTCCACCGTTTCGCGGCTCATGCCGGCGCCGTTGTCGCGGATTTCGATCTCCACCTTACCCTCCTCGCTAAGGCGGATCGCCAGCTGCAAAAGCGCCCCCTCCTCCATCTGCTCGATGCCGTGCACGAAGGCGTTCTCCAAAATCGGCTGCAGGGTGAGGCAGGGAACGATGCCGTCCAGCGCCCGTTCGTCCACGTCCAGCTCGAATTTGATGCGGTCGCGGAACCGCGCCTTCTGAATGTTCATATATTCGCTGACATGCTGCACCTCTTCGCGCAGCGGGACCGCCTGGTCCAGCTTCTGCAAATTGTACCGGAGCAGCCTGGAAACGGAGACGGCCAGGTCGCTCGTTTTCGGCGCCCCTTCGATATAAGCCAGCTTGGAGATGGAATTCAGCGTGTTGAACAAAAAATGCGGATTGATTTGGCTCTGCAGCGTCTTCAGCTCCAGCTCCTTGACCAGCCGGTCTTTTTCCAGATTGTTGATGTTTTCGGCCATCAGGCGCTGGATGTTGTCGATCATCCCGTTAAACGCCCGGCACAAAATGCTGATCTCGTCGTTGCGGTCGCTTTCGGGAGCTTTCGTGTCCATCCGCCCTTTGGAAATTTGCTTGGCCGTGGCGACGAGCCGGCGAATCGGCCCGGTGATGCTGCTCGACAGCCAAAGCGCCAGCAAAATGCTGAACGCCGCCGCCGTCACCACGAGCATAATGCCAAGCCTGTTCAGCTTGTCCGTCGCGTACATCATGTCTTGGTAAATCGGCTTGTACTGCTCCAGCTCAAGATCGACGAGTTCCTGGGCTTCCTCGCGAATGAAGCGCTGCGTTTGCTCCGCTTCAATGTATTTTCCCGCCATTGTGCCTGAATCTTCGCCGCCGATCTGGTCGATCATGTCCTCGGCTTGCTCCAGGAACGTATCGACGATATTGCGGTAGTTGACAAGCGGCAAAGCGCTCCCGCCGATCGTTTCCAGCCCGTCCAAGTCGGCCCTTAAGGTTCTGACCGCGTTCAGGTGGCGCTCGACCTCGGGCAGACTTTCCGTATCCACCTGCATGATAAAGCGGTTCATCGCCCGCATGATCTCGCCGACCTCGTAGGAGACTTCCTTGTACAGCAATATTCGCTTCATCATCAGATGATAGCTTTCCTGCACGTTTTTACCGCTTTCGAACAGAAAAAAAGACACCGAGCTCATCAGCAGCACCAGCAGCGGAATAAACAGAAACAGCTTGCGGCGGATGCTCATAAGCTTTCTCCCTCCCGCACGTTGCGCTGGTCCAGCACTTTAACCTCCGTGTAGTATTCCGGCTGAAGCGGCTTGCCCTGAAAATGCTCGTACAGCAGCCGGACCGCCGTCTCCCCCATCAGGTAAGGCTGCTGCGCGACCGTCGCGGCGATCTCGCCCTTGCGGATCGCCGCCAGCGTTTCCTTCTGATTATCGAACCCGATAATCATCAGACGCTCGCGCTGCAGGCTTTTTGCCGCCTGCAGCACGCCGAGGGCATCGGTCGCGCTGGTGCCGACCATGACCCCGATCTCGGGATGCTGCCGCAGCATTTCCGCGGCCTGCTGGATCGCCTCCATATGCGAGATGTTGGAGCTGCGCACGGCAACGATGTCGAGTCCGGGATGCTCGGCCACAACCCGCTTCAGCCCGTCCAGCCGCTGCAGCTGGCTGGCGGCCTGATCGCTGCCGATGATCACGCCGAGCTTGCCCGAGCCGCCGGTCGTTTGCACCACCAGGCGGCCCAGCCGCTCCCCCGCGGCCAGATTGTCGGTCCCGACATAGGCCAGCCGCCGGCTGTCCGGCGCGTCGGTGTCGATCGTCACGACCGGGATGCCGCGCTGCACCGCCTTGTCGATGACCGGCGTGAACTTCTCCTCGTTCAACCCCTGCACGATAATCGCGTCGGCGCGGGCGGCGATCGCTTTTTCCAGCAGGTTCAGCTGCTCCTCCATGTTGTTGCGCACCGCGCCGGTAAATTCGATGTCGATGCCGTATTTTTCCGCCGCCTGGGCCGCGCCTTTTTCGACCATCTCCCAGTATGGGTGATACCGTTCCTGCTCGATCAGCACGATATGGTAACGGCGTTCGCCGCTTGCGGGATTGCCCCGCAGCTCCTGAACGATGCTGCCGATTTTCCCGGAATAGCGGGCAAAGCCGAAAAACAAATAAACCAAAATGACGATGCACACGGTAATGCCCGCCAGCCATGTTTTGTCCTTGATCATCTGCGTTCACCTCACCGATTATCCTAACTCATGATTGAAAGCGGTTGCAATCAAAAAAATGAACTTGTCTTGTTAGTGAGTACGAGTACGTAAACATGCAAGTATGCAAATAGGCTCCCTTGTGGCTGGTTCCCTCGCCTCTAATTGGATAAATCCAATAGATTGACGAAAGTCGGCCGCAACTGGGGGCTCTCATTGGAAATATCCAATAGATTTCTCGCAAACAGCCCATTTTGCCCTCTGCCGAACCCAATCTATTGGAAAAATCCAATCTAACCAAACCATATTCCACTCATTTTCCATTCTATTGGATATTTCCAATAGAACCATCCATCGCATCACCCAAACCTGCCGCCAAACTAATATTAGCTTGCAACTTGCCATCCACCAGCCTTATTGACTGACCACCCGCCAAACTTACCGCTCACCACACAGCACACTTCTTAATTAGTCTCCAGCGAGCGCCAAAAAGGCCCGGAGCGTATGCCCGGGCCTACCAAAACAGCCACAAATCTCAGGTTGACCGGCTAATCCTGATCGGCCGCGTACCGCAGCCCAAACTGGCGCCGCGCTTCCTCCATCAATTCGGCGACGGCCAGGGAGCGGGCGTGCGTATTGATCTCGCTTTCCCGCCGGCCGCTTTGGAGCAGCTCAATGAACTCCAGCGCCTCGTAGTACATCGATTCCTGGGGCTGGGAGCGCGACAGTTCTTCGGTCGTCCCGTCGCGGTACAATATTTTTACATCGTAAGGCTGGTTGATCTTGTCGATCACCATCGTCCCGTTTTCCCCCTGGATTTCCGTCGGCACATACGAGTCCGTGATTTTGGAATACATGATCACGCCGTCCATATCCGGGTACCGCGCAATAAGGCTGCCTTCGCCGTCCACCCCGGACGGCAGCATCACCGCGGACGCCTGAACGGATTCCGGCTTGCCGAACAGCGTCACCATCGGATAAATGCAGTAGACGCCAAGGTCCATTAAAGAGCCGTTGGAGAACGCGGGATTAAAAGCGTTCAGCACTTTTCCTTCCTTAAAGGCGTCATACCGCGAAGAATACTGGCAGTAGCTGGAAAAATATCTCCGCACCCGGCCGATTTTGTACAGATTGTCCTGAACCGCCCGGAAGTTCGGCATCAGCGTCGACTTCAGCGCCTCCATAAGCAGGACGCCATTGCGGCGCGCCGCCTCGATCATCCGCCGGACTTCAGCGGCGTTGGAAGCCATCGGCTTTTCGCACAGCACATGTTTTCCGTGATCCATCAGCAAAATCGCCTGCTCGGCATGCAAAGAATTCGGACTGGCGATGTAAACGGCGTCTACGTCAGCGCTTTCAGCCAGCGCCTTGACCTCGGTAAACACCTTGGGGTCGCCGAATTTGGCGGCAAACTCCTTGCCTTTCTCCTCCGTGCGGGAGTAAACCGCCGTCAAAACAAACTGCTCCGTTTCCAAAGCCGCCTGGATAAAGCGCTCCGTGATCCAGTTCGTGCCAATGGTGCCGAATCGTATCAACGTTATGTCATCCCCTTTTTTGAATGAATGGTCTAACCGTATTCTCTCATTCCCTGTCAACCTTGTCCACTTCCAGGCGAAAAAGAAATTCGCCGGCAATCAGCGTTTTTACGGATACCGTTAGCGCCATCACCGGTCCGTGAACAGCTATAAGGGCGGTCCGGCAAACTGCACCCCACTCCCTCTACGAAGTGCATCGAGCACCCTGCAAACCGCGCCAGGCCGTTCCGCCGGACAAAAGCCGAAACTTTAAGCGTTTACATGAGGTTCAACGCGGTGAAGTCTACTTGCGCACCGAAAGAAAACTAATCTACAATAGGGGTAACAGGCGTTTATATTACGGACCGAGCGACCTTCCAAGGTTTCGAGGCTGGAAAGAGGTGAAATCTGTGAGCGAGGACAGCAGCGGAATTTTCAACAACGAATTTAAGTACATGGTGAGCGGCGATTCCATTTCCAAGGGCGTCATTTATGATGAAACGAAAAACAAATACGTCGTTTTGGAGGACAATTATGTATCTCTCCTGCAGAAAAAATTGAGAGGAGCGATCCATAACACGGCCAGGTTCGGCAACACGCTGGTTAAGGGGTTAACCAACCTAAAAAAGGACGTTTTGAAGGATCGGCCGAATTTTGTCTTGATCGAATATGGCGGCAACGACTGTGACTTCAACTGGAACGAGATTGCTGAACAGCCCGACGCAGAGCACAGCCCGAAAACCGACTTTTCGATGTTTGAGAAAATGCTGACCGAAGCGATCCAATTCGTCAGAAGCCAGCAAATTACCCCGATCCTGATGAGCTTGCCCCCGCTTAATGCTGACAAGTACTTCAAATGGGTCAGCAGAAACGATCCGGAAGCGGAGCAAAACATCATGAAATGGCTCGGAAGCGTCACGAAAATTTACTGGTGGCAGGAAAGATACAATTCGACCATCCTCAAAGTATCGGAACTGACCAAAACAAAGTATATCGATGTCCGGGGGGCGTTTTTGGAACACCCCGATTTTACGAAGTTCCTTTGTTCCGACGGCATTCACCCCAACCAGGACGGACACCGGATCATCTTTGACAAAGTGCTTGAATTCATGCGCAAGAACTATCGTTTTTTGCTTCGGGAGGGCGGCAACTTGGCGCTGGATTGAACCGGATGGCGCGGATGGACGCGGATGGAGGTGCCGGGTGCCGGAACCTGAAGATAGCGCAGATAGAATTTGCCGCATGCGGAGCTTCGCGGGCCCAGTGGAACGGATCGAAATTAGCGGCAATTTTTGTCCTTATTTCGAGAGTTCCCCCTCTCCCGTGT from Paenibacillus macerans includes:
- a CDS encoding helix-turn-helix domain-containing protein, with the translated sequence MYTLLIADDEALEREGLELMIGHMLPDTFRFLHAENGRRAIQLAEEERPDFIFMDIKMPGIPGLEAVREILARQPGTPVVIITAHDYFAYAKEGLALGVREYLLKPARREEVLDLLKRLIAEAEEARRARDERLAMQEKLAQLVPLAENELSLMLMLECAQEPELAQLAELLHLDWHKGYAMVLSFSRHSPKERANFQLVKKELHEAVKQWTKPGLSCLVSPVVGHQLALFIPFPPGRPGYSQRVAALEWGERLRSQVEQRFGLPLAVGIGPVREGWDGLGRSYREAVRVCADDQEQDVASVRHYDDIAESSGRPTLPPDEEKRLLDALLRHDRQETAQRFDRLFERLAQSEPRHFPRLRGDVIGLLLHLGRSAQAGDGGELISFLSGFNDPDSLRNGAQRRLAAWIDGLREAKERGRSHVLQRALLYIGQRYKEELSMEQTAEHVNLSPYYFSKLFKLQTGENFSDYVTRLRIEEAKRLIAEGRLSLKEICYEVGYKDPNYFSRVFKKAAGMTPTEYRQHSE
- a CDS encoding Gfo/Idh/MocA family protein; the encoded protein is MRFGTIGTNWITERFIQAALETEQFVLTAVYSRTEEKGKEFAAKFGDPKVFTEVKALAESADVDAVYIASPNSLHAEQAILLMDHGKHVLCEKPMASNAAEVRRMIEAARRNGVLLMEALKSTLMPNFRAVQDNLYKIGRVRRYFSSYCQYSSRYDAFKEGKVLNAFNPAFSNGSLMDLGVYCIYPMVTLFGKPESVQASAVMLPSGVDGEGSLIARYPDMDGVIMYSKITDSYVPTEIQGENGTMVIDKINQPYDVKILYRDGTTEELSRSQPQESMYYEALEFIELLQSGRRESEINTHARSLAVAELMEEARRQFGLRYAADQD
- a CDS encoding sugar-binding protein: MIKDKTWLAGITVCIVILVYLFFGFARYSGKIGSIVQELRGNPASGERRYHIVLIEQERYHPYWEMVEKGAAQAAEKYGIDIEFTGAVRNNMEEQLNLLEKAIAARADAIIVQGLNEEKFTPVIDKAVQRGIPVVTIDTDAPDSRRLAYVGTDNLAAGERLGRLVVQTTGGSGKLGVIIGSDQAASQLQRLDGLKRVVAEHPGLDIVAVRSSNISHMEAIQQAAEMLRQHPEIGVMVGTSATDALGVLQAAKSLQRERLMIIGFDNQKETLAAIRKGEIAATVAQQPYLMGETAVRLLYEHFQGKPLQPEYYTEVKVLDQRNVREGESL
- a CDS encoding sensor histidine kinase encodes the protein MSIRRKLFLFIPLLVLLMSSVSFFLFESGKNVQESYHLMMKRILLYKEVSYEVGEIMRAMNRFIMQVDTESLPEVERHLNAVRTLRADLDGLETIGGSALPLVNYRNIVDTFLEQAEDMIDQIGGEDSGTMAGKYIEAEQTQRFIREEAQELVDLELEQYKPIYQDMMYATDKLNRLGIMLVVTAAAFSILLALWLSSSITGPIRRLVATAKQISKGRMDTKAPESDRNDEISILCRAFNGMIDNIQRLMAENINNLEKDRLVKELELKTLQSQINPHFLFNTLNSISKLAYIEGAPKTSDLAVSVSRLLRYNLQKLDQAVPLREEVQHVSEYMNIQKARFRDRIKFELDVDERALDGIVPCLTLQPILENAFVHGIEQMEEGALLQLAIRLSEEGKVEIEIRDNGAGMSRETVERLLRSVREEAPRFGGKGQSTGLGTHNVFKRLHLFFDGRQQIDIDSKEGAGTTVKFTLPYRTAAMAS
- a CDS encoding SGNH/GDSL hydrolase family protein, with protein sequence MSEDSSGIFNNEFKYMVSGDSISKGVIYDETKNKYVVLEDNYVSLLQKKLRGAIHNTARFGNTLVKGLTNLKKDVLKDRPNFVLIEYGGNDCDFNWNEIAEQPDAEHSPKTDFSMFEKMLTEAIQFVRSQQITPILMSLPPLNADKYFKWVSRNDPEAEQNIMKWLGSVTKIYWWQERYNSTILKVSELTKTKYIDVRGAFLEHPDFTKFLCSDGIHPNQDGHRIIFDKVLEFMRKNYRFLLREGGNLALD